Proteins from one Geomonas agri genomic window:
- the rplU gene encoding 50S ribosomal protein L21 has product MYAVVKTGGKQYKVSEGDFLKVEKLEGAVGDTVEISDVLMVGGDKVVIGTPLVPSASVVGKIVEQGKDKKILVFKSKRRKNSRKLNGHRQLRTILLIEKINA; this is encoded by the coding sequence ATGTACGCAGTAGTCAAAACCGGAGGGAAGCAATACAAAGTTTCCGAAGGCGACTTTCTCAAAGTCGAAAAGCTGGAGGGTGCGGTAGGTGATACCGTCGAAATCTCCGACGTCCTGATGGTTGGCGGCGATAAGGTTGTTATCGGAACACCTTTAGTGCCCAGCGCCTCTGTAGTCGGCAAGATCGTCGAGCAGGGCAAAGACAAGAAGATTCTGGTCTTCAAGTCCAAGCGCCGGAAAAACTCCAGGAAACTTAACGGGCACCGTCAACTCAGGACTATTCTGTTGATTGAGAAGATTAACGCCTAG
- a CDS encoding exosortase system-associated protein, TIGR04073 family, whose translation MRIKAALLSLLLLMVFATSSFALEGQQPEAIAEKMAFKLVRGVTNTVTSVVEVPKQSYLMVRDHGGVGYVVGPLKGMGMAFYRLLTGLTETVFFAVPQPGYYDPLISPEFVWEGWEEKRVEPRGQSEAQPVPAKGE comes from the coding sequence ATGCGTATCAAGGCCGCCCTGTTATCCCTGTTGTTGCTCATGGTTTTTGCCACGTCTTCGTTTGCTTTGGAAGGTCAGCAACCGGAGGCAATTGCCGAGAAGATGGCGTTCAAACTGGTTCGCGGGGTGACCAATACGGTGACCTCAGTGGTAGAGGTGCCTAAACAGTCTTACCTGATGGTGCGGGACCACGGTGGCGTCGGCTACGTGGTCGGGCCCCTCAAAGGCATGGGGATGGCCTTCTATCGCTTGCTGACCGGCCTGACCGAGACCGTCTTTTTTGCGGTGCCCCAGCCTGGCTACTACGATCCTCTGATCTCTCCGGAATTCGTCTGGGAAGGTTGGGAGGAAAAAAGGGTTGAGCCGAGAGGGCAGAGCGAGGCGCAACCTGTTCCGGCCAAGGGAGAGTAG
- the obgE gene encoding GTPase ObgE, with translation MSFIDEVKIYVKSGDGGAGCVSFRREKFIPLGGPDGGDGGKGGDVVFRVSSHLSTLLDLRQHPHQKAGRGRNGMGSDRHGANGAIKEILVPRGTVIKDAETDEILADLTEPDSSIVLLKGGRGGQGNARFKTATHKAPKFAQPGEPGEERWIRLELKLMADVGLLGMPSVGKSSLISKISAARPKIAEYHFTTLKPNLGVVKYKNYRSFVMADIPGLIEGASEGAGLGHRFLKHLERTGQLLHLLDLSWMPDRDPIAEYEAINRELALFNPELAEKRQTVVVNKIDLPHVKENLKEVLPYFEERGIKVFPISAATGEGIPELLDDIALNLWGEPDETW, from the coding sequence ATGAGTTTCATAGATGAAGTAAAAATTTACGTGAAGTCCGGCGACGGCGGTGCAGGATGCGTCTCGTTCCGCCGCGAGAAATTCATTCCGCTGGGCGGACCCGACGGCGGCGACGGCGGCAAGGGGGGCGATGTGGTTTTCAGGGTGTCATCGCACCTCTCCACGCTCCTCGACCTGCGCCAGCATCCGCACCAGAAGGCCGGCCGCGGCAGAAACGGCATGGGCAGCGACCGCCACGGCGCCAACGGCGCGATCAAGGAGATCCTGGTTCCGCGGGGTACCGTGATCAAGGACGCCGAAACCGATGAGATCCTCGCCGACCTCACCGAGCCAGATTCGTCGATCGTGCTCCTCAAAGGGGGACGTGGCGGCCAGGGCAATGCCCGCTTCAAGACGGCGACCCACAAGGCGCCCAAGTTCGCCCAGCCGGGTGAGCCGGGCGAGGAGCGCTGGATTCGCCTGGAACTGAAGCTGATGGCCGACGTCGGCCTGCTGGGCATGCCGAGCGTGGGCAAGTCCTCCCTCATTAGCAAGATCTCGGCGGCCCGCCCGAAAATCGCCGAATACCACTTCACCACGCTGAAGCCGAACCTGGGGGTGGTCAAATACAAGAACTACCGCAGCTTCGTGATGGCCGATATCCCGGGCCTCATCGAAGGAGCGAGCGAGGGGGCGGGGCTTGGCCACCGTTTCCTCAAGCACCTGGAGCGCACCGGGCAGCTTCTGCACCTGCTCGATCTCTCCTGGATGCCGGACCGCGATCCCATCGCAGAGTACGAAGCGATCAACCGCGAACTAGCTCTCTTCAACCCGGAACTGGCCGAGAAGCGGCAGACCGTGGTGGTCAACAAGATCGACCTGCCGCACGTCAAGGAGAACTTGAAAGAGGTGCTCCCCTACTTCGAGGAGCGCGGCATCAAGGTCTTCCCGATTTCAGCGGCCACCGGTGAGGGGATACCCGAGCTTCTGGACGACATCGCTCTGAACCTTTGGGGTGAGCCGGACGAGACCTGGTAG
- a CDS encoding peroxiredoxin, with amino-acid sequence MSLTTLVTKEAPDFTAQAVMPDNSFAELTLSKYRGKYVVLFFYPLDFTFVCPSEILAFDKRVAEFKEKNCEVIGVSVDSRFTHLAWKNTAVENGGIGNVQYPLVEDLDKGIARSYGILLNESVALRGLFLVDTKGVVRHSVINDLPLGRSVGEALRMLDALQFVETHGGEVCPANWQEGEESMKASTSGVAEYLAKKHGKK; translated from the coding sequence ATGAGTCTTACTACCCTGGTAACTAAGGAAGCCCCCGATTTTACGGCACAGGCGGTAATGCCCGATAACTCCTTCGCAGAGCTCACTCTGTCCAAATATCGCGGCAAGTACGTCGTCCTCTTTTTCTACCCGCTCGACTTCACCTTCGTTTGCCCCTCCGAAATCCTCGCCTTCGACAAGAGGGTCGCGGAATTCAAGGAGAAGAACTGCGAAGTGATCGGCGTCTCGGTAGACTCCAGGTTCACCCACTTGGCCTGGAAAAACACCGCGGTAGAAAACGGCGGTATCGGCAATGTCCAGTATCCGCTGGTCGAGGACCTCGACAAGGGCATCGCCAGGAGCTACGGCATTTTGCTGAATGAGTCGGTTGCACTGCGCGGGCTCTTCCTCGTCGATACCAAGGGCGTCGTACGCCACTCCGTCATCAACGACCTGCCGCTGGGCCGCAGCGTCGGGGAGGCACTCAGGATGTTGGATGCGCTCCAGTTTGTCGAGACCCACGGCGGCGAAGTCTGCCCGGCCAACTGGCAGGAAGGTGAGGAGTCAATGAAGGCTTCCACTAGCGGCGTCGCCGAATATCTCGCCAAGAAGCACGGTAAGAAGTAA
- a CDS encoding HD-GYP domain-containing protein: MYRMIQLESLIPETLPGVALFIKHGENHVLYKDPKLSFTQSDKERLLDNNVKHLFVKAAEMSTYNQYVEANLPLLLCDDSIEPELKQTMLYQASVNYVQEIFDSPAIAIRQNADRCRNLIKHILNDVMSSDGVMPALSSLVDHNAYTYVHSVQVATYSIALHIKEFDLGKDELMDVGMGSLFHDYGKVYVPKELLDKPGKLSATEFQEVKKHPVYGYSTLKDLEIFTPVALGIVKHHHEKENGSGYPDGLASYDIARSSKITAIADVFSALTTNRSYRQALTKEKALEIMYGEMDGSFDLQYLSTFRDSLQ; this comes from the coding sequence ATGTACCGAATGATCCAGCTGGAATCCCTGATACCGGAAACACTGCCGGGGGTCGCCCTGTTCATCAAGCATGGCGAAAACCACGTACTGTACAAGGACCCGAAACTCTCATTCACCCAGAGCGACAAGGAGCGGCTGCTCGACAACAATGTGAAGCACCTCTTTGTCAAGGCTGCGGAAATGTCGACCTACAACCAGTACGTGGAGGCTAATCTTCCGTTGCTGCTGTGCGACGACAGTATCGAGCCGGAACTCAAGCAGACCATGCTCTACCAGGCTTCAGTCAACTACGTGCAGGAAATTTTCGACAGCCCCGCCATTGCTATCAGGCAGAACGCCGACCGCTGCCGTAACCTCATCAAGCACATCCTCAATGACGTAATGAGTTCAGACGGTGTGATGCCGGCGCTGAGCAGCCTGGTAGACCACAACGCCTATACCTACGTGCATTCGGTCCAGGTCGCCACCTACTCGATTGCCCTGCACATTAAGGAGTTCGATCTCGGCAAGGACGAGCTGATGGACGTGGGCATGGGGTCGCTGTTCCACGACTACGGCAAGGTCTATGTTCCGAAGGAGTTGCTGGACAAGCCGGGCAAGCTCTCGGCAACGGAGTTCCAGGAAGTGAAGAAACACCCGGTTTATGGCTATAGCACTTTGAAGGACCTGGAGATCTTCACGCCGGTTGCCCTGGGCATCGTCAAACACCACCACGAAAAGGAGAATGGTAGCGGCTACCCCGATGGCCTGGCCAGCTATGACATCGCCAGGAGTTCCAAGATCACCGCCATAGCCGACGTCTTCAGCGCTCTGACCACCAACAGGTCCTATCGACAAGCCCTCACCAAGGAGAAAGCGCTGGAGATCATGTACGGCGAGATGGACGGCTCCTTCGATCTTCAGTATCTGAGCACCTTCCGTGATAGTCTGCAGTAG
- a CDS encoding ATP-binding protein — MIRKIVHIDQDKCDGCGLCVPSCAEGAIKIVDGKAQIAADNLCDGLGACLGECPQDAITIIEREADEFDEVAVEKHLSVQGAAPAVHGHGHGHGHGHGHGHGHGHGHGGGCPGSRVQSFAPAPSAPAAAAGAIQSQLAQWPVQLHLVPVTAPYFKDAELLITADCVPFAYANYHHDFLAGKAVVVGCPKLDDNNAYLAKLTELFRVSGIKGITVLRMEVPCCGGIVMAARQALAASGMEIPFREVTVSIRGEIVER; from the coding sequence ATGATCAGGAAAATTGTGCACATAGACCAGGACAAATGTGACGGTTGCGGGCTTTGCGTCCCTTCCTGCGCGGAAGGCGCCATCAAGATTGTGGACGGCAAGGCCCAGATCGCCGCGGACAACCTGTGCGACGGCCTGGGTGCCTGCTTGGGTGAATGCCCGCAGGACGCCATCACCATCATTGAACGCGAGGCGGACGAGTTCGACGAGGTTGCCGTCGAGAAGCACCTGAGCGTCCAGGGTGCCGCGCCGGCTGTGCACGGCCACGGTCATGGTCATGGGCATGGGCATGGGCATGGGCATGGGCATGGGCATGGGCATGGCGGCGGTTGCCCCGGCTCCCGCGTGCAGAGCTTCGCCCCGGCACCGTCCGCTCCGGCAGCGGCGGCGGGAGCGATCCAGAGCCAGTTGGCGCAGTGGCCGGTGCAACTGCACCTGGTACCTGTGACCGCCCCGTACTTTAAGGACGCCGAGCTGCTCATCACCGCGGACTGCGTCCCCTTCGCCTACGCCAACTATCACCATGACTTCCTGGCCGGCAAGGCAGTGGTGGTCGGCTGCCCCAAGCTGGACGACAACAACGCCTACCTGGCCAAGCTGACCGAGCTGTTCCGCGTCTCCGGCATCAAGGGGATCACGGTGCTCAGGATGGAAGTTCCCTGCTGCGGCGGCATCGTGATGGCGGCGCGCCAGGCCCTGGCCGCCTCGGGAATGGAGATCCCTTTCCGCGAGGTAACGGTCAGTATTCGCGGGGAAATAGTGGAACGCTAG
- the purT gene encoding formate-dependent phosphoribosylglycinamide formyltransferase: MIGTPLKNGATRMMLLGSGELGKEVAIEAQRFGIEVVAVDRYADAPAMQVAHRSHVIDMLNREQLDRVVRLEQPTYIVPEIEAINTEYLLELEAEGFNVIPTARAANLTMNREGIRRLAAEELGLPTAAYRFATSMEEFREAVAAIGLPCVVKPIMSSSGKGQSVLRDAADMERCFKYAIEGARGASNKVIVEEFIPFDYEITLLTVRHVGGTSFCPPIGHRQIDGDYHESWQPTPMVPAVLAEAQRQAEAVTGSLGGRGIFGCEFFVTGDKVWFSEVSPRPHDTGMVTMISQNLSEFELHVRAILGLPVPEVVSQGCAASHVILAEEPTAEVGFEGVAEALEVPGSKLRLFGKPDTRKGRRMGVALVFGADCDEARQKAERSAHCVKIVKR, translated from the coding sequence ATGATTGGCACGCCGCTGAAAAATGGTGCGACGAGGATGATGCTGCTGGGCTCCGGTGAGCTCGGTAAGGAAGTGGCCATCGAGGCCCAGAGGTTCGGGATCGAGGTGGTCGCGGTCGACCGCTATGCCGATGCGCCGGCGATGCAGGTCGCACACAGAAGCCATGTGATCGACATGCTGAACCGCGAGCAGTTGGACCGGGTGGTGCGTTTGGAGCAGCCTACCTACATCGTGCCCGAGATCGAGGCGATCAACACCGAATACCTTCTGGAGTTGGAAGCGGAAGGCTTCAATGTCATCCCGACGGCGCGTGCCGCCAACCTCACCATGAACCGTGAGGGGATCCGCCGCCTCGCTGCCGAGGAGCTTGGCCTACCCACCGCCGCCTACCGTTTCGCCACCAGCATGGAAGAGTTCCGCGAGGCGGTCGCCGCCATCGGCCTTCCCTGCGTCGTCAAGCCGATCATGAGCTCCTCCGGCAAGGGGCAGAGCGTTCTGCGCGACGCGGCCGACATGGAACGCTGCTTCAAATACGCCATCGAGGGGGCGCGCGGCGCCTCCAACAAGGTGATCGTCGAGGAGTTCATCCCGTTCGACTACGAGATCACCCTGCTCACCGTGCGCCACGTCGGCGGCACAAGCTTCTGTCCTCCCATCGGGCATCGCCAGATTGACGGTGACTACCACGAATCCTGGCAGCCGACCCCGATGGTCCCGGCGGTGCTGGCCGAGGCGCAGCGTCAGGCGGAGGCCGTGACCGGTTCCTTGGGCGGACGCGGCATCTTCGGCTGCGAGTTCTTCGTCACCGGCGACAAGGTCTGGTTCTCCGAGGTTTCGCCCAGGCCGCACGACACCGGCATGGTGACCATGATTTCCCAGAACCTGTCCGAGTTCGAGCTGCACGTGCGCGCCATTTTGGGCCTTCCCGTGCCTGAGGTGGTGAGCCAGGGGTGCGCCGCCTCGCATGTGATCCTGGCCGAGGAGCCGACTGCAGAGGTGGGCTTCGAAGGAGTCGCCGAGGCGCTGGAGGTTCCTGGCAGCAAGCTGCGTCTCTTCGGCAAACCTGATACCAGGAAGGGGCGCCGCATGGGCGTGGCACTCGTTTTCGGCGCCGATTGTGACGAGGCGAGGCAGAAGGCCGAGCGGTCGGCGCACTGCGTGAAGATCGTGAAGCGGTAA
- the rpmA gene encoding 50S ribosomal protein L27 — translation MAHKKGVGSSRNGRDSDGQRLGCKKFGGEAVKAGNIIYRQHGTKIHPGNNVGLGKDYTLYALIEGVVKFERLGKDRKKVSVYPAN, via the coding sequence ATGGCACACAAGAAAGGCGTCGGTAGTTCCAGGAACGGTCGCGACTCCGACGGCCAAAGACTTGGTTGCAAGAAGTTTGGCGGCGAAGCCGTCAAAGCTGGCAACATCATCTACCGTCAGCACGGCACCAAGATCCACCCGGGCAACAACGTAGGCCTCGGTAAGGATTACACGCTGTACGCCCTGATCGAGGGCGTGGTAAAGTTCGAGCGTCTGGGCAAGGACCGCAAGAAGGTCTCTGTCTACCCGGCCAACTAG
- a CDS encoding Rieske (2Fe-2S) protein, with protein sequence MVFAAKVSEVPEFGKKLVEVGGEKILLVKTKGAIYACEHECPHQGAPLQGALIKEAGKLSCQRHGYRFDLVTGACPEHPECVPLKIYPVEIRGDEVFVDLD encoded by the coding sequence ATGGTATTTGCCGCGAAAGTTTCCGAAGTTCCTGAATTTGGCAAGAAGCTGGTTGAGGTTGGCGGGGAGAAGATCCTCCTGGTGAAGACCAAGGGGGCGATCTACGCCTGCGAGCACGAATGCCCGCACCAGGGCGCGCCGCTGCAGGGTGCGTTGATAAAGGAGGCAGGAAAGCTTTCCTGCCAGCGCCACGGCTACCGTTTCGACCTGGTTACCGGTGCCTGCCCGGAGCACCCTGAGTGCGTCCCGCTGAAGATCTACCCGGTCGAGATCCGCGGCGACGAGGTCTTTGTCGACCTCGATTAG
- a CDS encoding TIGR03960 family B12-binding radical SAM protein: MSNNILLSVEKPARYMGGEMGTVADREGALRFVLAFPDVYEIGMSHLGLQVLYGVLKGVPWVMPERAYAPWPDLEESLRAEAKPLVTLEAGTPLAQADILGFTLQYELSYTNILNMLDLSGIPLLAGDRPEGYPLVIAGGPCAYNPEPLADFFDAFLIGDGEEAVIELAECVRTAKAEGIAKTELLERLARIEGVYIPSLFEVSYHDDGRIAAITSKKEWYRGVRRRFVADLETAYYPTSPIVPFLKTVHDRVSVEISRGCTRGCRFCQAGYIYRPVRERSPERVFEIMEEALHNTGYDEISLLSLSTGDYGCLTPLLKGLMDRYSAQKKAVSLPSMRVGSLSDEMAEEIRRVRKTGFTLAPEAGSERLRSVINKGITEQALLENAGSVYRNGWRLIKLYFMIGLPTETMEDVDGIVELSREVKRQGKFAGNGGDVNVSVSSFVPKPHTPFQWEPQISEAEIVEKQRYLRDALKKKKLIMKWQDASLSGMEGVFARGDRRLSKLLIEAHRLGCRFDGWWEHFDRLKWAQAFENSGIDPIFYLRRRELDEVLPWDHIDCGVTKSFLLQEREASLVGAATPDCRFDRCTGCGVCDFKDIKLRLNEPVPFGTYASQSAVPEPTEDAQRIRIRFEKVGRMRFLSHLEMLTLFTRAVGRSGIPIRYSQGFHPHPKFSFATALSVGIESYAEYMDFEVDAGYTAAQLQQALNATLPEGVRVLEADEIPLRAPALSVIMDKVRYRVTLPEELAHDLEAKAAAFLALESSPVKREKKGKATEFDLRHELAELKVEGRALEMVAGRGKLLEFASAILGVPAADLKEARLEKLEVLFKE; this comes from the coding sequence TTGAGCAATAACATACTTTTGTCAGTGGAAAAACCCGCCCGCTACATGGGTGGGGAGATGGGAACAGTTGCCGACCGGGAAGGAGCGCTCCGTTTTGTGCTCGCTTTCCCTGACGTGTATGAAATAGGGATGAGTCATCTCGGGCTGCAGGTCCTCTACGGCGTTCTGAAAGGGGTGCCCTGGGTCATGCCCGAGCGGGCCTACGCCCCGTGGCCTGACCTCGAGGAGTCGTTGCGTGCCGAAGCCAAGCCCTTGGTCACGCTGGAGGCGGGGACGCCTTTGGCTCAGGCCGATATACTCGGTTTCACCCTGCAGTACGAGCTTTCCTACACCAACATCCTGAACATGCTGGACCTCTCAGGGATCCCGCTGCTTGCCGGTGACCGGCCCGAAGGGTATCCGCTCGTCATCGCGGGCGGCCCCTGCGCGTACAACCCGGAACCGCTGGCCGACTTCTTCGACGCCTTCCTGATCGGTGACGGGGAAGAGGCAGTGATCGAACTGGCAGAATGCGTGCGCACCGCGAAGGCTGAGGGTATCGCCAAGACCGAACTTCTGGAGCGCTTGGCGCGGATCGAAGGGGTCTACATCCCTTCCCTGTTCGAGGTGAGCTATCACGACGACGGCAGGATCGCCGCCATCACATCAAAGAAAGAGTGGTACCGGGGCGTGCGCAGGCGTTTCGTCGCCGACCTGGAGACCGCCTACTACCCGACCTCCCCCATCGTCCCGTTCCTGAAGACGGTGCACGACCGGGTCAGCGTCGAGATTTCCCGTGGCTGCACGCGGGGTTGCAGGTTTTGCCAGGCAGGGTATATTTATCGTCCTGTGCGCGAGCGCAGCCCCGAGCGGGTCTTCGAGATTATGGAAGAGGCGCTGCACAACACCGGTTACGACGAGATATCGCTCCTCTCCCTCTCCACTGGCGACTACGGCTGCCTGACCCCGCTGCTCAAGGGGCTCATGGACCGCTACTCGGCTCAGAAGAAGGCTGTCTCGCTTCCCTCGATGCGAGTTGGGAGCCTGAGCGACGAGATGGCGGAGGAGATCCGCCGGGTGCGCAAGACCGGTTTCACGCTGGCCCCGGAAGCGGGAAGCGAGCGGCTCCGGAGCGTGATCAACAAGGGGATTACCGAACAGGCGCTCCTGGAGAACGCCGGCTCGGTCTACCGTAACGGCTGGCGTCTGATCAAGCTCTACTTCATGATCGGCCTGCCGACGGAGACCATGGAGGACGTGGACGGGATCGTGGAACTCTCCCGCGAGGTGAAGCGACAGGGGAAATTCGCCGGCAACGGTGGTGACGTCAACGTCTCCGTGTCGAGCTTCGTACCCAAGCCGCACACCCCGTTCCAGTGGGAGCCGCAGATCAGCGAAGCCGAGATCGTCGAAAAGCAGCGCTACCTGCGCGACGCACTCAAGAAGAAGAAGCTGATCATGAAGTGGCAGGACGCCTCGCTGTCCGGGATGGAAGGGGTCTTCGCCCGCGGCGATCGCCGACTCTCGAAGCTCCTCATCGAGGCGCACCGGCTGGGCTGCCGTTTTGACGGCTGGTGGGAGCACTTTGACCGCCTCAAGTGGGCGCAGGCCTTCGAGAATTCCGGCATCGACCCGATCTTCTACCTGAGGCGGCGCGAGCTGGACGAGGTGCTCCCTTGGGATCACATCGACTGCGGCGTGACCAAGTCCTTCCTGCTCCAAGAGCGCGAGGCGTCGCTGGTCGGCGCGGCCACCCCGGACTGCCGCTTCGATCGCTGCACCGGCTGCGGGGTCTGCGACTTCAAGGACATAAAGCTGCGGCTCAACGAGCCGGTTCCCTTTGGCACCTACGCCAGCCAGTCCGCTGTACCTGAGCCGACCGAAGACGCGCAGAGGATCCGGATCCGGTTCGAGAAGGTCGGCCGCATGCGCTTCCTGAGCCACCTGGAGATGCTGACCCTGTTCACCAGGGCGGTGGGGCGCTCCGGCATCCCGATCCGATATTCGCAGGGGTTCCATCCCCACCCGAAGTTCTCCTTTGCCACCGCACTCTCCGTCGGCATCGAGTCCTATGCGGAGTACATGGATTTCGAGGTTGATGCCGGTTACACGGCAGCCCAGTTGCAGCAGGCTCTAAACGCGACCCTACCGGAGGGGGTGCGGGTGCTGGAGGCGGATGAGATCCCGCTGCGGGCCCCGGCCCTTTCCGTGATCATGGACAAAGTGCGCTATCGCGTGACCCTTCCCGAGGAACTGGCCCATGACCTGGAGGCGAAGGCCGCGGCCTTCCTAGCCTTGGAATCATCGCCGGTCAAACGCGAGAAGAAGGGGAAGGCAACCGAGTTCGACCTGCGCCACGAACTGGCCGAGCTGAAGGTCGAAGGTCGGGCGCTGGAGATGGTGGCGGGGCGCGGCAAGCTGCTCGAGTTCGCCAGCGCCATCCTGGGTGTTCCGGCCGCCGACCTCAAAGAGGCGCGGCTGGAGAAGCTGGAAGTGCTCTTCAAGGAATAA
- a CDS encoding Rne/Rng family ribonuclease, with translation MGNELVINTTSHETRIALIENGTIAELYVERSRVKGIIGNIYKGKVVRVLPGMQAAFVDIGLEKAAFLYVADVFDAMDEYDSYIEPEEGEEPVPHPLHPIEELLQEGQELLVQISKEPIGTKGARITAHISLPGRHLVYMPTVDHVGISRRIEDEAERERLKEIVDRIKPVGGGFIVRTVSEGKSEEDLVADLHYLTKLWDEIAKKKDKAGAPTLIHSDLDVTQKVVRDILTESVERIVVDSKPEHDKIVQFISTFMPKMKYSIELYDEEEPIFDHFGLEVEISRALGRKVWLKSGGYIIIEQTEALTAIDVNTGRYVGKHNLEDTILKTNLEAVKEIAYQLRLRNLGGIIIIDFIDMEKEVNREKVYGALEEALKSDKSKTNILKISELGLVEMTRKRVRESLGRMMCEPCPYCEGRGYVKSKITVCHEIFRELRREMLDIRGTKVMLTVHPQVADLLYDEERRGLEELEKNFKKRITVRAKPGFHQEQFEVAVS, from the coding sequence ATGGGAAACGAGTTGGTCATCAACACCACCTCCCACGAAACCCGCATCGCGCTCATCGAGAACGGCACCATAGCGGAGCTGTACGTCGAGAGGAGCAGGGTGAAGGGGATCATCGGCAACATTTACAAGGGAAAGGTGGTCCGGGTGCTGCCGGGTATGCAGGCGGCATTCGTGGACATCGGGCTGGAAAAAGCGGCCTTCCTCTACGTGGCGGACGTCTTCGACGCCATGGACGAGTACGACAGCTACATCGAGCCGGAGGAGGGCGAGGAGCCGGTGCCGCACCCGCTGCACCCGATTGAGGAGCTGCTGCAGGAAGGGCAGGAGCTCCTGGTGCAGATCTCCAAGGAGCCGATCGGCACCAAGGGAGCCCGCATTACCGCCCACATCTCGCTGCCGGGACGGCACCTGGTCTACATGCCGACCGTGGACCACGTCGGCATCTCCCGCCGCATCGAGGACGAGGCCGAGCGTGAGCGCCTGAAGGAGATCGTGGACCGCATCAAGCCGGTCGGCGGCGGCTTCATCGTCCGGACCGTCTCGGAAGGCAAGAGCGAAGAGGACCTGGTCGCCGACCTGCACTACCTCACCAAGCTCTGGGACGAGATCGCCAAGAAGAAGGACAAAGCGGGCGCGCCCACCCTGATCCACTCCGACCTGGACGTGACCCAGAAGGTCGTACGCGACATCCTCACCGAGTCGGTCGAGCGCATCGTGGTGGACTCCAAGCCCGAGCACGACAAGATCGTCCAGTTCATCAGCACCTTCATGCCCAAGATGAAGTACTCCATCGAGCTTTACGACGAGGAGGAGCCGATCTTCGACCATTTCGGCCTCGAGGTGGAGATCAGCCGCGCGCTGGGGCGCAAGGTCTGGCTGAAATCGGGCGGCTACATCATCATCGAGCAGACCGAGGCACTGACCGCCATCGACGTCAACACCGGTCGCTACGTCGGCAAGCACAACCTCGAAGACACCATCCTCAAAACCAACCTGGAAGCGGTCAAGGAGATCGCCTACCAGCTGCGCCTGAGGAACCTGGGCGGGATCATCATCATCGACTTCATCGATATGGAGAAGGAGGTGAACCGCGAGAAGGTCTACGGTGCGCTGGAAGAGGCACTCAAGAGCGACAAGTCCAAGACCAACATTCTGAAGATCTCCGAGCTCGGCCTGGTTGAGATGACCAGGAAACGGGTGCGCGAGAGCCTCGGGCGCATGATGTGCGAGCCCTGTCCGTACTGCGAGGGGCGCGGCTACGTGAAGTCCAAGATCACCGTCTGCCACGAGATCTTCCGCGAGCTGCGCCGCGAGATGCTCGACATCCGCGGCACCAAGGTGATGCTCACCGTGCACCCGCAGGTGGCCGACCTCCTTTACGACGAGGAGCGCCGCGGCCTCGAGGAGCTGGAGAAGAACTTCAAGAAGCGGATCACCGTGCGCGCCAAGCCCGGCTTCCACCAGGAACAGTTCGAAGTAGCAGTCAGCTAA
- a CDS encoding exosortase system-associated protein, TIGR04073 family, with amino-acid sequence MQKRLVVLAMLALALVLIAEKGHAADARTVDSASAQEVVDGMANKLVRGVANIATGWLEFPKQIYITCKEEGAAKCIAVGPIKGIGMTLVRTVSGVGETATFFLAYPGFYDPYLDPGYAWQKE; translated from the coding sequence ATGCAGAAGAGGCTTGTTGTTCTGGCCATGCTGGCGTTGGCCTTGGTGCTGATCGCAGAAAAGGGGCATGCCGCCGATGCCCGTACTGTGGATAGCGCCTCCGCGCAAGAGGTTGTGGACGGTATGGCCAACAAGCTAGTTCGTGGCGTTGCCAACATCGCGACCGGGTGGCTGGAATTCCCGAAGCAGATCTATATCACCTGCAAGGAAGAAGGGGCCGCCAAGTGTATCGCCGTCGGTCCCATCAAGGGAATAGGTATGACGCTGGTGCGAACGGTATCTGGTGTCGGTGAGACAGCCACCTTCTTCCTGGCGTATCCCGGCTTCTACGATCCGTATCTCGACCCGGGCTACGCCTGGCAGAAGGAGTAG